Genomic segment of Dromiciops gliroides isolate mDroGli1 chromosome 3, mDroGli1.pri, whole genome shotgun sequence:
cattccccccctccactctctgaaatggtaagcaatcagatagaggttgtacatgtaaaattatataaaacattaccatattagtaataaaaactattatggggaaaaaacaacaaaaaatcctggAAATGTTCATTTCCAGAGGTGCCCAGTGGGTTCTTTAAATGTCTACTTTGCCGCCTAGTAATAAGGTatttgggcagttttcctttacattttcttgATATGTGAtatctagtttgtttgttttttatcatggcttttatGCAGTGCAATAGTTCTTGATCTCTCCTTGGCCAGTTgcttttcctatgagatattacatattttcttcttgttaaacaatttttactttgttttatggtttcttgatttttcatgatTTATTACCTTCtacttgaccaattctaattttgaagGTGTTATTTTATTTAGTGAAGTTTTGATTCTCTTTTACTGTTtgaccaattctgatttttaagatttttttcagtattttttgtgcttcttttactaaaatatttatttttttgccataATTTCCTGATTGTtttgtcccattttttcctccaatgTACAGTCAAGTATGAGGTTCCTGTCAAGGCTTTCCCACAATCAGTGCTTTTATGAGCCTTCTTTCCCATGGGAATATTCTGACATCTAAGGACCGCCATCTTCCATCAGGAGGCATGTCCCTATTGAagacattcataaggtttctctccactatgAGTCTTGTGATGTAAAGCAAGAGATGATCTCAGGTTAAAAGGTCTTCCCACATTGAGTCCACAATGAGTTTGTTCCCagaatgaattttctgatgtctaACAAGCTCTATACACTATTTGAATGCTTTTCCTCACTCATTACAGTAATaagatttctatctattatgAATTCTATGATGGGAAATAAGGCATGACTGTTGCTGAAAGGTTTTACCACAAtgattacattcatagggtttctctccagtgtggattctctgatgtagatAAAGACTTGATTTGCttttgaaagcctttccacattgattacattcatagggtttttctccagtgtggattctctgatgtaaaGAAAGACTTGATTTGCATGGGAaaacctttccacattgattacattcataaggtttctctccagtgtggatgaGGTGATGACTAAAAAGAGTGAAGCTATGTCTGAAAGTCATTCCACagtgattacattcataaggtttctctccagtgtggattctctgatgttcagcaaGACTGTATTTgcatctgaaagtctttccacattgatgacAATCATAAGGTTTccctccagtgtggattctcttatGTGAAGTAAGTTTGGATGTGTTTGTGAAAGTTTTTCCACACTGATTGCATTCATAAAGTTTCTCTTTACTGTGGATTTTCTGATGTAAAGTAAGATTGTAGCTCTtagtgaaagcctttccacactgattacatgcATAAGGCTTctccccagtgtggattctctgatgtgtagAAAGACTGGAGCTGTCTCTGAAATTCTTTCCGtaatgattacattcataaggtttctctccagtgtggactCTCTGATGGAGAACAAGTTTAGAGTTGaatctgaaagcctttccacattgattacatttaaaaggtttttctccagtgtggacACTTTGATGATTAGCAAGATTGGAACTCTGTCTGAAattctttccacactgattacattcaaaaggtttctctccagtgtggactCTCTGATGTACAGCAAGACTGTATTTGaatctgaaagtctttccacaatgATTACAAGcataaggtttctcaccagtgTGAATCCTCTCATGCTTAGCAAGACTGTATTTGAGActaaaagtctttccacactgattacatctGTAGaatttctctccagtgtggattctctcatGCCTAGCAAGACTAGAACTCTctatgaaagcctttccacaatgactacattcataaggcttctccccagtatggattctctgatgatTAGGAAGACTGGAGctatatctgaaagtctttccacactgattacatttataaggtttttctccactGTGGATCCTCTGATGTAGAGAAAGACCAGAGTGCTTCATGAAAGTCTTTTCACaatgattacatttataaggtttctctccagtgtggctTCTCTGATATACAGTGTGAGTGGAGTTTTCACCGAAAGCTTTACCACATTGAGGTTTCTCTCTAACATGAATTCTTTGATGGGAAAGAAGGGATGACTGTCTCctaaaggcctttccacattgcctacatttatgtagcatttcacTAGTATGAAATTTTTGATGGCTAATAAGGGATGATTGTTGAATAAAGGCTTTACCACATTCACTACATCCATAACGtttccattttgaattttctGGTGCCCAATGAGCTTTGAATTATGGCTGAAGGGCTTCTCACCtttattacatttataaagtatctCTCTGGCATGACTTTTCTGATGTTTCGTTAGGTCTGAATTCAAGCTGAAGGCCATCTCACATTCATTACATTGATACGTTTGCACTTCAAGAGGCTTCTCATGAGACTCAACAAGTTCACCCTGTTCAGTAAAGCATTCTCTGGATTTCTTGTCCTGAGCAAAGCCATTCCCTGAAGTCATTTTCTTATACTGAGTTAGGATTGAATATTGTCTGAAACTCTTTCTGTCTTTATCAAATTCATGGTGACTCTTTTGTTTTATCTCGATCTTGCTATTAGAGTCCCTGATTTCTCTCAAATTGAGGGCACAGACACCATCGCTCATAAATCTTTGTTGTAGTGATACTTCCACAGAAATGCTCAGCCCTGAAGGAGTCATCCTTATTTCCAGCCTGGGCTCTCCatctgaagaaaacaaaaggagaaacaCATTTACGTAAAAATATTCTCTCCAAGGACAGAAATGAAACTAATTTATAATCTCTTTcctaggaaaagagaagagtctTCAAACTTAAATGGGCAAAAAAGCAACATAGCCCAGCATTCTCACTACATTCTAACTCAGCCCATGAGCTCAAAATGATATAGAGTCACCTGATAAATATCCCTACAATTGAGAGTAAATCTCAGACCTTGTGCCTGGGCAGGCTCTGTTCACAGTACTAGATATTCTTTCTCCAttgcactttcttttcttttctttttttttagtatcttatttgattttccaattacatgtta
This window contains:
- the LOC122748444 gene encoding zinc finger protein 570-like, which encodes MPCSPGHQGSSSCPRLTPRPASVQRLGCPANSPDSPLLIRSLVFGSSVSPETQISSLQAKLQTVPGALPDSWLEPRTQTSAALPHPLQPFTAPVSLQRHLPDPFLPVSLGGGRRGELVTFKDVAVDFTQEEWRLLDPPQKELYKEVMLGNAQNLFSLGLPVPREALVSQFEQGEAPWMLQQEGPRTSCPDGEPRLEIRMTPSGLSISVEVSLQQRFMSDGVCALNLREIRDSNSKIEIKQKSHHEFDKDRKSFRQYSILTQYKKMTSGNGFAQDKKSRECFTEQGELVESHEKPLEVQTYQCNECEMAFSLNSDLTKHQKSHAREILYKCNKGEKPFSHNSKLIGHQKIQNGNVMDVVNVAFIESSSLARHERIHTGEKFYRCNQCGKTFSLKYSLAKHERIHTGEKPYACNHCGKTFRFKYSLAVHQRVHTGEKPFECNQCGKNFRQSSNLANHQSRVHTGEKPYECNHYGKNFRDSSSLSTHQRIHTGEKPYACNQCGKAFTKSYNLTLHQKIHSKEKLYECNQCGKTFTNTSKLTSHKRIHTGGKPYDCHQFLLQSQPKDGAPKANGKVDLKVFASPPLKHSNSPPRPKTDQV